The genome window AATTTATTTTCCTATGATTTAATTCTTCTTTTAAGCATTGATGATAAACACTTTCTAATAATCCTCTACCCATTATTTTATGGACTTCTATAGCAGAACCTATTATTTCATAAGTTAATTCATCTAAATATTTTTTAGTTATCATAGTCTATGTTTCTATGTTGTTAATGATTATTCAAGTGAGATATAAATAAACTTTCTATAAAAACCTCCCTACCTTTTATATAAAACCTAAGGAGGTTTTAAACAAAACGTCAAGTGATTTTAATGAAAACCACTTGACGTTTTTTATTTACTTCAATTAGAAGTTAGAAAAATTATCTTAACTATTTCTTTTTCTCATACTTTAAAGTAGCTAAAGTATCTCGTAAATCGAGACCAGGTCTAAAAAGTATTTTAGCGCCTTTAATAGTCGCAGAATTTACTTTGTTTGCAGTATCCACGCCCTCACTACTAATACTTATTTGAAAAGAACCAAAATCTCCCAAGCGAACAATCTTTCCATCAGACAAATGTTTCGATAACATTTTAGCCAAATCAATTAATGTTGCATATACATCACTCTCACTAATAGATGAGGTTTGCGCAATTTCTTTACTCAAATTTCGAAGTGATACTTCACCATCTGCAATAGAATTTGCGTAGAACTTTTTAGGCCCCGTAGGATCTCCTGGGTAAGCCTTCTGAATAACGTTGTATTTTACAGCCATAATTAAAAGTATTTATAAATTAAGAGTTAATTAACTCTAATTTAATACTTTATATTTAATTAACAAAATAAAACTATTGATTATCAATAAAATACATTATAACACAAAAATAAAAAAGGCTTCCATATATAAGGAAGCCTTGCTATTATCTTGAAACTTTGGTCGAAAGTTTTGCTGTTGTTTTTGGTACAATTGGTTGTTTATGCAACCTCATCGAGTCTTTATTAGGTGCTTTTAGCGGATAAGTTCCTGTAAGTCCAGCCAATTTGAATGCACTATATATATTCTTATTCTGCTTATTTCCTAATGCAATTACCGTAAATTGATTGTTAACATCGTGTACAAAAACGGTGTTATTCCCGTGCCACCAACCATTGTGATACAATAGTTTTTTACCATTGTCATATTCTAACAAGCGCATTCCAAGCCCATAATTCTTGAAACCTTTCTGCTCGTAACTATATCCTTGGAAAGCTTCTTTCTTTATATTCTTCGGTAAGAAATCATCTGAATACATGGCAACATCTAACTTGTACAAATCTCTTGGCGTTGAGTAGATATTTTTGTCTCCATACGTGCGGTCAAAATCATCCCAAGCCCACTCGTAACCATTGTATTTGTAAGAACGTGCTACTGTATCTTTATCGCGATCATACTCAAAAACAAAGGTATGATTCATCTCAAGAGGGTCAAAAACCATGTATTTCATTGCTTTCGGATAAGGCATTTTCATAATCTTTTCGATTACTAAAGCAAGAAAAGCGAAGTTGGTATTCGAGTAATAAAACCCTTTGTCTGCGGGACGAATTTGCTTAACGTCAAATTCTCTAAAGATATCTAACACATCTTGATTAGAAATTGGTTTCTCGCGATCCATCATTACCTTCTTGTTATTCCACAAAACATTGGCATAATTTGGCAAACCACTGCGGTGATTTAGCAAATTACGAACCGTGATATCATCGTAAGGAAAACCTTCTAATATTGTATTTACTTTTTGATCTAATTTGATTTTACCTTTCTCGACCAGCTTAAGTATCGCCATAGATGTAAAAACTTTCGAGATAGATGCTATGTGAATAGGCGTTTCGGCAGTGATTGGACGCTTATGTCTTTCGTCTGCCATCCCTTGATATTGCTCTAAAAGTACTTGCCCATTCTTCACAACCAACAAACCTCCGCTCACTTTTCCGTCAACCCAAAAGTCTTTGTAATAAGTGTTTAGTTTATTTCTGTAGTCATTAAGTTCTGCTTGTGTGTACTTCATTGGCTTGAAATCTGCTTTCCAATCCAACGAATCATAGCGCAAAGCGTGAGGATCCTTCTTTCTAACTTCTTCTTTTTGTTCGTTTTTCTTGCTACAGCTTCCCATAAACAGCATTGCAGAAGCAAGAACAACCGCTACATATTTCATGTGTTTTTTCTTAATCTTATTGTTTGTTTCTACTAAAGTATATATTTATTTGTGGAATAGTTACCCGTTTAGAAACATTAAGTTTTTTTTATGATTTGTGAGAAAGTTGAGACTTAAATTCGCCTAAGATGACACTTGTTGCAACAGCTACGTTGAGACTTTCGGTAGAACCATTTTTCCCAAAGAACGGAAT of Empedobacter falsenii contains these proteins:
- a CDS encoding serine hydrolase domain-containing protein, producing MKYVAVVLASAMLFMGSCSKKNEQKEEVRKKDPHALRYDSLDWKADFKPMKYTQAELNDYRNKLNTYYKDFWVDGKVSGGLLVVKNGQVLLEQYQGMADERHKRPITAETPIHIASISKVFTSMAILKLVEKGKIKLDQKVNTILEGFPYDDITVRNLLNHRSGLPNYANVLWNNKKVMMDREKPISNQDVLDIFREFDVKQIRPADKGFYYSNTNFAFLALVIEKIMKMPYPKAMKYMVFDPLEMNHTFVFEYDRDKDTVARSYKYNGYEWAWDDFDRTYGDKNIYSTPRDLYKLDVAMYSDDFLPKNIKKEAFQGYSYEQKGFKNYGLGMRLLEYDNGKKLLYHNGWWHGNNTVFVHDVNNQFTVIALGNKQNKNIYSAFKLAGLTGTYPLKAPNKDSMRLHKQPIVPKTTAKLSTKVSR
- a CDS encoding HU family DNA-binding protein; this encodes MAVKYNVIQKAYPGDPTGPKKFYANSIADGEVSLRNLSKEIAQTSSISESDVYATLIDLAKMLSKHLSDGKIVRLGDFGSFQISISSEGVDTANKVNSATIKGAKILFRPGLDLRDTLATLKYEKKK